AAGTGAACAAGAATGGGCTATTGAAAGACTGTccattcaaaataaaagagaatACGCTGTTAGACATGGTTATGGTTTAACTATAAAAGAAATGCCTATTGATAAAAGATATTCCCATGAGTACAGAGAAAGTTGGCAAAAAGTTGATATTTTGAAACAAACAATGAGAGAATTTCCTAACACTGAATGGTTTTGGTGGTTGGATGAGGAGACCTTGATTATGGAACCCACCTACAGTTTGGAAGACCacattttcaaaagaaTAGATACCATTGTTAATAGAACTTTAGATGGATTCAACCCATTAGAGATGAATGTTGATTCCGCCTATGTTGATTATACCACACCTCTAGATATGTTAATAACACAAGATTGTGGTGGTTTCAATCTAGGATCCATGTTGGTTAGGAATAGTGAGTGGACTAAATTACTATTGGATATCTGGTGGGATCCAGTTGCTTATGAACAGAAACATATGCTATGGGAACATAGAGAACAAGATGCTTTGGAGTCTCTATATGCTAACGAACCTTGGATTAGAGAAAAAATTGGGTTTTTACCACTAAGAAGTATCAATTCTTTCCCACCAGGTGCTTGTAATGAATTTAGTGATGATCCacgatatttttataaagatCATGATTTCGTGGTCAACATGGCTGGTTGCAATTTTGGCAGAGATTGTTGGGGTGAAATTCAGCTTTATCAAAGCATTTACGAAGAAAAGAATCGTAGGTGGTATTCTAAACTATTTGGTATGTGATGAAAATTTATTGTCACTTTATTTGTAACAATCCtttataacatttttttttttgtaagtATTCAATTCATTTAAACAATCATTTTAGATTTTAGTACGAGTGAGAAAATGAGATGGCTTAACTGtacattttatatttaattaaagcTTAATCTCTTTATTTTCGGATCAAATGACACTATGTTCGGACTTGTATTCTTTTATAACAGTTCGGATAACACCAAAAAATGTACGCCAAAagttggttttttttttttttttttttctccccTTCTCttaaaaacgaaaaaaattttttttcaaggaaataaaaaaaaaaatcatgtattcaatttttttgtttgatgtttctaatttatttttatcattatttttattttccctCTTTGTCTATCTATTTAAGATAATTGGCACCATCTGTGTGAAAAAGTAATACAACAtttcaattaatatttagacatttaagaaaaatacaaacaaataaacaaacaaacaaacaaacatatAAACGAAAGTGGACACACAATAACTGtgtttttctctttctttttctttttttgttttttatcaaCTACCAATactaaaataacaaaaaacaaccaTGGATGAAgataacttttattttaataatcaGGACAATAGAATAGATTTAAATTCCATCGATGATTTCCAAAATACTACCggtaataccaataataatggcaataataacaatgataacgattttttaaacttttttgatCCTAAATCCTTGGATAacagtaacaataacaatattattccTAATTTAaacaatagcaataacaattttaGTATGAATACTCAGAATAATGTGGCAAACATGAACATGACAGGGTTTGTACCAAAAACTAACAAGAATACCAATCCAGTCACCATTAATAACAATCGTAATAACAGCAATGTTAACTTACAGCAATATTCGCCACAAACTACTATAGGAACTCCCTATACTCAAAATAGTTATAATTCGCCGTCTGTATTGACTCCTCAGGCTATTTTAGCTAGAAACGCTTATAGTAATTCTCCTAATCTaacacaacaacaacaacagcaacaaacAATTCAGCCATTCGTTTCTGATAATGgctttaataataatattaacacCAGATCTGGCAGCAACCTAGTACTATCTCCAAcctataataataacagcagCACTACTATTAATCTAGAACAAGGTGCTGCTAGTAATACCTCACTAATTCCAACAGATCAAAACATGAGTACTGTGAATAACgtcaataatttaaataatgacAGCAGCTATGAGAGTAGAAATAACAGTAAAGTAAATACTCCTAGCGCAAGAAATGATATTGTCTATGCTGACAGAGCCGCTATGCTAACTGCATtgaaacaacaaaaaatacttCAGGAAAAgcagaaagaagaaaaattaaaacaggAACAAATTTTACAAGCAAACCTTAAAAAGCAACAGCAAGCTCAGGCACAAATGGAAAGACAACAACTGCTTcagcagcaacagcaacagcaacagcaacagcaacagcaacagcaacagcaacagcaacagcaacagcaacagcaacagcaacagcaacagcaacagcaacagcaacagcaacagcaacagcaacggcaacaacaacagcaacaacaacagcaacaacagcaacaacaacaacaacaacaacagcgACAACAACAGCGACAAATACCTAAAAATCAAGTTAAAGTTCCAATGTCTTTAGCGAATTTAGATACAGAAActcaaaaaagaataatcaCAGAAGTAAGCGCTAAACAAGGAGAATTATTCATGCAATCCTTaattgaattatttaaaagaaaaaattttcgtTTGCAACAAACACCTGAAGTTAATGGCAATagaattaatttatttttattatacacACAAGTACAAAAGTTAGGTGGCGGTGAAAAAGCTAATCAAAATTCACAAAATTGGATTGATATTGGTACTAAATTAGGGGTAAACATGTCTATCAACCCTGTAGCAAGTGCCAGTCAATTAGCcacaatttattttcaaattttattgGCTTATGAAAAATATCTGACTTCACCTGAAGGAATTCGTGAAACTCAAATTAAACGGGGAATCTTGCACCAATTTTTACAAGAAACTTTTTCAAAGTATACTAGTGGCAATATAAACATCAACAACGCCaaagataataacaacgaatctgttattgttaattCCACTACCCCCAATGCTACAGCCAttctaaataataataaaatcaatacCTCGACGCCAGCTACTAGTAAGAGCAACAACGTTACTACtgtaaacaataatattactgCTCCAGAAGTACCTGCTGAAAAACCAGCCCCAAAGAAAAGAGGTCGTAAGCCCAAGGACCCGAATGCTCCAAAAAAAccaaggaaaaaaagaaagaccaaaaaagaaatggaaGAGGAACGTAGGAAAGAACAAGAAAGTATTAAACAAAaggaattattatttgaacaAGAATTTCAAAGACAAAAAACATtgttattacaaaaaagacaggaagaattaaataaattaccAAGGATACACGTTAAGTCGTTTATTAGAAATTATGTTCCACTTGCAAGACCTTTACAAAACGTTAATGGTTACGATATCAATTTAGTTTCTAAGTTGGGAGAAAAGAtcgattttttaaaaccggtttttctttttgcaCCGGAAATTGGAACAGTAAACCTTCATGCAATGGCGATGTGTTTACAAAGTGGCATGCTATCTCATGTCAATACTTGCCTAAACACTTTGCTGATTATTAGTGCTGATTCTACACAAGAGTTTACTTTATATCAATCAACCGAACTAATAGATGCAATCTGTGCCTTGGCTGTTAAATTAATTCATAAGATAGTTGTCTCTGAtgtcaataataacactaataaaaaaaaacaaaggcTAGGGTATCAAAATCGTTATTTACCATTTACTTTGGAGGATGtagaaaaatatgaaaattcTGGTAATGACGAACACTTGAAGACTTTAAAGGAAACTGTATCTAATGTTGTCAATTTGAAAGTAGAC
This Saccharomycodes ludwigii strain NBRC 1722 chromosome II, whole genome shotgun sequence DNA region includes the following protein-coding sequences:
- the MNN10 gene encoding alpha-1,6-mannosyltransferase (similar to Saccharomyces cerevisiae YDR245W | MNN10 | MaNNosyltransferase); translated protein: MELPSESEKHTATLTTTNSANNLTNTKFKSTHRSPLKQYKRWILILATVIFFILWISPTNFLKWLHLYNRDPKIVIILAANVGGGVLRWKSEQEWAIERLSIQNKREYAVRHGYGLTIKEMPIDKRYSHEYRESWQKVDILKQTMREFPNTEWFWWLDEETLIMEPTYSLEDHIFKRIDTIVNRTLDGFNPLEMNVDSAYVDYTTPLDMLITQDCGGFNLGSMLVRNSEWTKLLLDIWWDPVAYEQKHMLWEHREQDALESLYANEPWIREKIGFLPLRSINSFPPGACNEFSDDPRYFYKDHDFVVNMAGCNFGRDCWGEIQLYQSIYEEKNRRWYSKLFGM
- the SWI1 gene encoding Swi1p (similar to Saccharomyces cerevisiae YPL016W | SWI1 | SWItching deficient) translates to MDEDNFYFNNQDNRIDLNSIDDFQNTTGNTNNNGNNNNDNDFLNFFDPKSLDNSNNNNIIPNLNNSNNNFSMNTQNNVANMNMTGFVPKTNKNTNPVTINNNRNNSNVNLQQYSPQTTIGTPYTQNSYNSPSVLTPQAILARNAYSNSPNLTQQQQQQQTIQPFVSDNGFNNNINTRSGSNLVLSPTYNNNSSTTINLEQGAASNTSLIPTDQNMSTVNNVNNLNNDSSYESRNNSKVNTPSARNDIVYADRAAMLTALKQQKILQEKQKEEKLKQEQILQANLKKQQQAQAQMERQQLLQQQQQQQQQQQQQQQQQQQQQQQQQQQQQQQQQQQQQQQQQRQQQQQQQQQQQQQQQQQQQRQQQRQIPKNQVKVPMSLANLDTETQKRIITEVSAKQGELFMQSLIELFKRKNFRLQQTPEVNGNRINLFLLYTQVQKLGGGEKANQNSQNWIDIGTKLGVNMSINPVASASQLATIYFQILLAYEKYLTSPEGIRETQIKRGILHQFLQETFSKYTSGNININNAKDNNNESVIVNSTTPNATAILNNNKINTSTPATSKSNNVTTVNNNITAPEVPAEKPAPKKRGRKPKDPNAPKKPRKKRKTKKEMEEERRKEQESIKQKELLFEQEFQRQKTLLLQKRQEELNKLPRIHVKSFIRNYVPLARPLQNVNGYDINLVSKLGEKIDFLKPVFLFAPEIGTVNLHAMAMCLQSGMLSHVNTCLNTLLIISADSTQEFTLYQSTELIDAICALAVKLIHKIVVSDVNNNTNKKKQRLGYQNRYLPFTLEDVEKYENSGNDEHLKTLKETVSNVVNLKVDSLTGVDIQQIPITQVKDPASVYLDMSIPQETNVSKSSSPNHTKFWNYLPPPLKTELLSTPTNTFNKKLNIEAYITSLRDVKDEVDNHFTKLVTKSAEDIHTMHCEQLSTISMILRNSSFSDFNSRALAGNTNFKRYLFDLLFAIFLNCDTFPQARKILSFKKDTSFILSNISHLLQLTSLSDSLLILFLCVSLGIKDLDSGLAFKGNVEKTKLNYESYCMDIIAKLLSLGNPNKIFFKTILFHDFTEPLDADNKNGKTTTGENSIEFFHSDDLKIFQRLLKSYHGDEKKDFKLLKDLLYVMSSNIPLPLSELSDNITGFINIFPTIAQTVTVILSFTKFIEEMTTPKKSELAFEILSSSADSCSHFGVLLNFFAKQLLAFGSLLKSGKTDFPAEHLKIYLPLVFSTVKKSFESLKILLQVSCENFYLIDIQGDYDKLEENLKSMEEINENRKLFYAREQEIIKYIEILFAIPNLIPKDQYLMRMITSQTIEPSIIKELIEIHQIRNKLANKLHLA